The nucleotide sequence TCCCTGAACTTAGGGAGAAATATACCTATACGGACGATTTGGTAGTGCCATTGGCTATGCGTTATGTGGGTAAAGAATTGATGGGTAAAAGCGTGTTGGTCAGGTTTTGGGGTGATGCAAACCGGAAATATGGTTCAGGGGATTATATTTATGATTTAGGGATTATCCCGAAAAACAAAATTTCATTAGCCTACAGGATGAGGTGAGTGGTATGAAAGGTGCTATTTACGAGGTTGACTCGGGGCGCTTGGAAATGATAATTACAGCGCCACGGAAAGAAGATATTGATCTACAGTTGACAGGCCGGACAGGTTTCCGTGCTTACTATGGCGATGTTAAAGACGGTCAATATATTGTTGAGGGTAGTCCAGTCCTCCGCCCAGTTATGGGTTTAACGGTTTCTTCCACTGAACTAACGATAGCCAAAGTACTCAGGGTAGATAACATCCCAAAAGGCACAAAAGTCTTCCATCCCGAGGGCGAGGTAGTTGTTGATGACGGGTTTATCGAATGGTATTCAGTAGAGCCTGGCACTTACCTGTTCCGCTTTGAAAATTTCCCTTACATGGAGGAGGAGATAAATGCCGTCGTTAGGTAAGCACGACCCTCTTTCCCAGAGGCAGGCTGATAAAAGCCTGATCAACCAGACCCGTGACCGGCTCGATAATGAGCCGGTTTTGGTTTCCGGGGTTTTGATTCAGTGTAATGATGAATCCCTTCACCGGCTGCGGGAAACCATCGAGTTCTTTGATGACCTGAAACAGGACGACGGCACAGTGAGCTGGAAGCTGGCAGATAACGGCCTGCTGCCCTGTAATCGGGAAGAGCTGCAAACCCTGATGATTGAAACCCGCAAAGCCCGCGCCCTGCGATTCTCCCGGCTTCATGCCAGAGCCAACGAATTTAAGCAACAGATCGACTCAGGCCAGACAGTCACCCTTCGGGATATTGCCGGAAGCTGGTAATATATCCAGTGCTGTACAAATAAACAGCCACTCAAGAATAATTATGACCCCAGAACATCAACACGCACTGCTCAGGCACTGGCTACAGGATGAGCCTCACGCTATTGATCTGGCCTACCAGTTTGTGGCGATCAGCCAGATATGGGATGACCTGATCGACCGGGATAAGCCGGTGGACAACGACGCCATTAACCGCATGATGCGGTATGCGCTGGTCGAAATTCCGAAAAACCCCTTTTACCAGACCCATATCCAGAGCCTGCACCCGGTACTGGAAGACCGTCTTTATACCTGGCTCGATGCTAATGCGCTGGAAGCCAAGGGCAACTGTCGGGACTTGCAGGTGAGCTACATCATACGTTCCGTTATTACTGACCTGATCATTCATTTGGCCTTTCTGGTGGGTGGCTTTGACTGGCGGCAACAGGCCGCTCTTGCCCTGCGTCAGGCGGTGTACCGGGACAACGAATCATTCTTTGACTACTGGAAGGAGCAGCGTCATGTGTATGAGCAGTGACTCACCGGACGTACCGGAAGCGGGTCCCATGGAACGGACAATGGTGGACTTGTCGGAGCGCCAGCTTCAGGACTACGAGCAGATGTATGACCCTCTTGCCCGCAAGATGGTAGACGACAGCAAGGAGCTGGGTACTGCGGCATTCCGTCAGCATACCGGCAATGTGGCAGCGGCAGCCGCACGACAGCAGTCCGGCACCGTGAATGCCAGTGCCGGGTCAGCGCCTTTGTTGAAGCAGGGGCTGGTCGAGCAGGGCATTGGTAAAGATATGGCTGTCGGCGGCGCTGTCTCCCAGGGCGATATGCTCAGCAAGAGTCAGGAAGTGGTGGGCAAGCTGGGTATGGCGCAACTGGGCAGGGGGCAGTCGCAAACCGCCTCACAGACCTTTGGTAATGTGGCAGCAAATGAGTACGCCGAGAATATTGCCGAGGCTAACGCCGACGCCAGTAAGAGCGCTGCCCGGTCTTCAGCTGCCGGAACCGTGGCAGGGATTGGGGCGGGCTACTGGCTGACCAAACCGCAGACCCCTTCTGTCAACATGCAGGGACAGAAGAAACCCCTGTACGACAACCCCGCCTTTATCAAAAACTTTTAACTGCTCTTTAGCAAGGAAGGCTGATTATGTGTATGGAAGTTGAAGCCGCAACGGATCATACCCTGCAAAACCGTCAGGCCGAACAGGCTAAAAAGATCGACAAGAACTATCGGGAAGTGTTTCAGCCTCTGGAACGTGAACTGGTGGGTCTGGCCATGGATGACAAGTTTGTCGGAAAGTCTGCCAGCGACGCTTATCAGGCAGCCGGTAAAGCCTTTGACGCAGGCGAGGGCAGCACCGCAAGAGGGCTTGCAGGCTTTGGTATGAACCTGACCCCTGACCAGCAAAAGGCACTGGACTTTAAACGGGCGATGGGGCGCAACACCGCCACCATGGGCGCAGCCAGTACTGCACGACAGAACGCTGAAACCCTTCAGGGCAATATTAAAAGCAACATGCTTTCTATTGGCCGGGGTGTTCAGGCGCAGGGGCTGAGTGGACTGAATCAGGCAGCGGGTATGGAGTCAGGCCGTAATCAGGCTAGCCATAATGCCGCAGGACAGAAAACTTCCCAGAACTACCAGACCGCCGGAACCATTGCCACGATTGGAGGCTTGGCGATGTTTTCCGAACGGAAGAAGAAAAAGAACATCAAGCCCCGCAGCGATGAGCAGGATATGGCCGACGTGCGTCGTATTGATAACCACGAGTACGACTATAAGGAAGGCATGTCCGGCGGTCGTCGTGAACAGGGGCATATTGGCCCCATGGCCGATGACGCCCCCGCCAGCATTTCCGACGGCAAGACTATTGATATTGGTGATATGCAGAGCCTTGGGCTGGGTGCCATTCGCAATCTGGATAAACGACTGAAGAAGATGGAAGGGAGATCACAGAATGAATCCTAATGCCTTTGCCGATGGCGCAGCCCGTGGTCTGGGTATGTTTATGCAGGTTCAGGGACATAAAGACCGGCAGGAAGAGAAAGCCTATAACCGCAAGATGCAGAAACAGTTGTTTGATATGCGGCTGGAAGACCGGGAGTATCAGCGTGGCCGTGATAAAGTAGCGGATGAACGTCATCAGGAAGGTCTGGACTACCGTAACAAGCGTGATGGCGTTATGGATCAGCGTTATCAGAACACGCTGGATTACCGTGACAAGCGTGATGCTATTGGGGATAGTCGCTGGCAGCAGAACTTTGATGCAAGCAAGGGCATCAGGGCATTGCAGACACAAAACCTGCAAGGACAGATAAACGACCGAAAGCGGAAAAATCATCAGGCCAACATAAAGAGAATTTCCACCGCCTATTCACTGGCATACAAAGAGGGAAACGTTAACGCCATGAATGCCCTGAAGCGGGCATATATCGGCGCATGGAACACTAATCCCGCACGTCGGCAGGAGCTACAGAAAGGTGCTGCTGAAGGTCATACCAAAGTTATGACTGATCTGGATGAACAACCCGGTGGACGACTGTTGCCGGAAATCACCACCTACGACCAAGAGGGTAATGAAGTCAGTGTCAGTGCCTTGAGCCGTGACCGTAGCAGTCGTCCGGATGACCCCTATATGACCGTGGATCGTGATGCTATTTTTGGTGACGTGATGAATGACCCGGATATGGCGGAGTATATGATTCGGGCTGAATCAGCGCTGAATGGGATATCGGACAAAGGCAGCAATCAGTACCGGAACGTTGCCCGCTATAACGAATTTGGCGAGCGTGAAGGGGAGGACGTTTACCTGATTGACAAAGAGCGGGGCGGTCTGGTGCCGATGCCAATCCTTGGTCAGCCTTCAAGACCTGTAAGACAGCCCGCACCAAATGAGCTACCTGAAGGCATGACAGCTCAACATATTGCCTCATTCCTCAGGGCAAACCCCGGAGCTACCCGTAAAGACGCTATTAACGCATGGACGGCCAGATAATGAGCGACAGCAAGTTCACAATTCCTGACGACTGGGGTCAGACAGAAGAGCAGAAACCAGCATTTAATATTCCGGATGAGTGGGGGGAGCCTGAGAAAAAAAGTAACCAGCAAGGTTATGGAGCCGACTTGGTTGATGCGGCACAACAGGGAGCCTATTCCGGAACCGCTGATCTGGTGTCCGGGGTAGAAATGCTGCTGGGTGGTGACGGTGAAAACGCTGTCACTGATTATTTACGTGAAAGGGCTGACCAGCAGTATGAGGAAATGTCGGATTCCGGTCGTGAAGCCATGCAGGGGTTTGGCTTTGAGGCTGATGAGGATAGTGTCACAGGGTATGGCCTGAAAGACAGCAGTTCATTGTCAGGGTTTGGCCTTAACCTTGCTTCTGGCCTTGGTAGCTTTGCCCCGTCAATGGTGCCGGGAGGCGTTGCGGCCAAGGGTATTTCTGCCTTTACCAAAGGCAAGAAAGCTTTTGACGTGGCTAATAAGGTAAGAAAAGCAAAAGCCCTTGGCGACGCTGAAAAGCTCAGGAAATTAAAAAAACTTGAAAGTCGTATCGACAAGGCCAGCAGTGCTACCGGGTTTGGTTTAACGGGTGGCGCAATGATAGGGGGAGGCGGTGCAGAGCAGGCCAGGCAGAATATTTTAAATGCCAGCCCTGAAGAACTGCACACACTCCCAAGATTCCAGTCGCTGGTTCGACAGCTGTCTGATACTTCTGAGCCTTTGACAGAAGCAGAAGTATTCCGTCTTGCCAGAGATGAGTTGGCGAACGAGATAGCAAGGGATGCTTTTAACAAATCCGCAGCCGTCGGTGCTGTTTCAATGGGTGTAGCGGGTCCCATTATGGAGAAGACCATCAGAGGAGGGACCGGTCTTAGTGCGTTTAGAAATACACTGGCAGGTTCGGCAACAGAAGGTCTTCAGGAATTTTCCGAAGGTGTTGGTCAGACAGCTTCTGTGAACCATGCTTTAAATGCAGCAGGAATGGAAAGAGATATTTTTGAGGGAGCCATTGAAGATGGACTGACTGGCGCTGTAGTTGGCGCGGGTGTCGGTGGCGGTGTAGCTTATGGCGGTTCCAAGATTAATCAGTTCCGGTCGTCTTCCAGAACGCCTTCTGAAGCCGCAGAACAGGCACGACAGGAAGTTAGGGAACAGGGTGGCGATGCATTGCAGCAGGCACAGGCTGCCAGTGAGGCGGCAGGCAGCATTCTGAAGCAGCAATCATTCCCGGCAGAACTTGACACAGAATTCAATGTCATTGAAGAGAAGGCAGAGACACCTTCAGGGAGTCTGTCTTTTGATGACTGGGGACAACAGCAAGGCTATAACCAGACAACCGAAAGCGTACAGCATCTTGATAGCAAGAATTGGTTCGGGCAACTGGAGCAAGATCGTAGACAGAAGCCAAGGGGCGTTGTTGAATACTTTCCACCTTATGCGACGAATGCAACCTCACAACCCGACCTGTCAGAAACAGCACCGCAAGCTAAATCCTACACCTATGAGAATGGGGTTAATTACCAGAGCGAATCAGCGAATGGTCTGGGTTTGGCCCCATTCACCGAAAACTACCAGCCTGACAACACGGTTGAATACTCCAAGGCTGATGAACTCAGCCGGGGCATTGAAACCGATATTCAGCAAAGGGCTGAAGCTGAACAACTCGCTGCTGAACAGCAGGCATTGGCACAGCAACAGGCGTTTGATAAGGAAATTGCCGACGTACAGGCTGAGAGCCTGCCGGAAAGAGAGCAGGCATTGCAGCAGGACTACCCGCTTCAGAAAGTCGCCGGTCTGCCGGACAGTCGTCTTGAGTCGCCCCAGTATCGGGAGTACCTGACCGAAGTCGCTGATATAGCCCATCAGGATACAGTCGCCAGTCGTCGTAAGAATCTGGACGACGATGAAACCGTATTGATGGCGATCCGTCGTCATAAGGGTCTGGTACAGGGCAGTGTAGAAGACACCATTGTTGAAAGTCTGAAGTTCAAACTGAAAAGCAAAGAGCTGAAAGGATTGCCCAGCCAGTACCTGAGAAAGAACGGCGGTATGACGCTGGACGATATGGCAACGGCGCTGTATGAAGATGGCTTTAATATTGATGGTCGGGAAATGACCGTTAATGAACTGAGTGAAGCCATTGATAATGAATTGTCCGGTCGTCCAATGTTTGCAGACTTTCAGGGGCGCTCCCTGACCGACGACCGCTACACGCCCAAGACTGTCACCAACCGGATCACTGAGCCTGCTGTTAAGGCTGCTCTGAATGGTGAGCCTCTGTCACCTGTGTATCAGCGGGAAATCACCCGCCTTCTTAACGAAGCGGAGAACGACCCGGTGTTTGAGGCGCCTGCTTTTTTAAACGAGCAGGAAGCCCGGATTGAGCAGGAAAGACAGGCTAATGCCTTGCCGGAAGGGTGGTTTGAGCAGTGGGAGCCCGTAAACTTTGAAGAAGCTGATGCTACTATAGGAGTGGACAGCAAGGACTTTAACGATGCAGACTGGAAATTAATCGCTGAAGCACAAGAACAAATTCTGCTTGAAGAGGCTGCACTTCACGAACAGCAGAACACCATTGAGGAATCTAACCTTGAAAGAACAGCAGGACAACTCTCAGCAAGAACAGAAGCCAACCCTGACACCGAAGCAGGCGAAAGCGTACGCCAGAGCGTTAATGAACTCCAGGAAGAAGCATCAGCAAGCCAAACAGAACCAGAAGTAACCCCTTCTGATTTCTCCCTTGAAACCCAGACCGAAGCATCCCTTCAGCAGCAGGCCGAACAACAGCAGGCGGCTGAAGCGGCAGAGCGTGAAGCCCAAAAGCAGGAACAGCAGAAAGCCGAAGCCGACAGGGAGCGTAATGATTTCGCCCTGACGGGTTCTGATTCTGTGTCTGACCAGGCAACTGCCAGAGGTCAGGCCGACCTGCTTTCTCCATCAAATAACGATCAAATAAAGAAACCCGCAGAAGACAAGGCTTCTGAAGCGGACAGCACTGAAAAAGCAGCCAGTCAGCAAATAGAAGACTTCGGTGAAAAGATCGGCGGAGCCCGAAAGGATGTCTGGTCAAGCTATCGGGAAAGCCTGTCAAACGATGTTGACGTGGAAGCTCAACCCCTGAGCAAAACCTTTCCTGAACCGAATTATGAAAAACTCCATGAAGCCGGTGCCGATATTCAGTCGCTGGCGATTATTGCCGCCCTTCGGGCAGATATTCCCGCCAAGCCCCGTCGTACCTACAAGCTGAAAAGCTGGGCTGAGAACGTGGAAGCGGCAAGACAGATCGCCAGTATGCTGGTTGACAGTCAGGTGTCTTCTGACCGTGTACTGGAAGCGATGAAGCAGGACGGCAACGCCCCGGAAGGTGTGATCAATATCATTCCGGTTCTGGCAAAGCTGGAGCCCGGACAACTGAAAGCAGCGGCAGGGTTCAGGATTCGGTCAGGCTCTTTCTCTATCTTCAATGGCCAGCAACGTAACCCCGGTAAGCCGATCTATTACTTGCAGGACAATAAAGGCAAGCGCAACCATTTTGACCTGTCTTCTGAGAGTCTGACGGAAATTCAGGAGCAGGTACTGGGCTTTATTCGCGGGCAACTGGAAGCAAGCCCCGGCAGGAAAGGACGACAAACCCGCTTTGACGTGTTCCGTACCCGTGGCAGCAAAACCTTCTGGGTCGGTAAAAAGATTGCGTCGGGTAAGTTTGTGACATTGAAAACCGGCTTTGACAGTGCCGGTGAGGCAACGAAGTTCCTGAAGGAGAATCAGGACTGGCTGGAACAGGAGTTGAAGCGCAAGAAGGATGTGCCGGCGCATCGTCGTTCAATCAATCAGGATCGGCAGGGGCTTGATTATCGTGATGGGCAGGATGTTTTACCGGAAACCTTTTCTGAAGCTTTTAGTTTCCGTGGGGTGGAGTTCGGTAATTGGGTTGAACAGGGACGCCGACAGAGTGATTTGAACCGGGCTTATGATGCTTTGCGGGATTTGGCAGATGTGCTGGGCATTCCCACACAGGCTCTATCCCTGAATGGCGATTTGGGGCTGGCTTTCGGAGCCAGGGGCAGAGGTGGCAAAAGACCAGCAGCTGCTCATTATGAGCCTGACAAAATAGCGATCAATCTAACCAAGAACAACGGCCCGGGCTCTCTGGCTCATGAATGGTGGCATGCCCTTGATAACTATTTTTCCCGCAAGCGCGGCCAACCGGGTGAGTTTATCACTAACAACCCGAAAAAAGGCGTATTTAAAAATAACAAGTATCAAAGGGATGACAGTGTTCGCAATGAAGTAGAGGACGCATTTGATGCGGTTGTCAATGCTATTGAAAATACCGGACTGCCTGCCCGATCAAGAGAGCAAGATGCGACACGCAGTAAAGATTACTGGTCAACAGTTATTGAGATGACCGCCAGAAGTTTTGAAAACTACGTCATCCAGAAGCTTGAAGCCAGTGGTTTTCATAATGATTATCTTGCCAATATTGTTTCAGAGCAGGAGTTCGGAGGGACGCCTGATAGCTACCCTTACCTGACCGCCAAAGAAAAAGAGTCTGTTACCAGGGCGTTCGACCAGCTGTTTGCCAGCCTGAAAACCGAAGCTACTGACAAGGGCGTCAAGCTGTACCGTCTGGGCAGTGGCAAGGGCATCAAGTTGAACAATGCCCGTCTGGTCGCCCACCGGATGAAGAAGGAGCTGGGTGTAGGTGTTGAGGCGGTGGCCACGGAAAGCGATCTGCCTGACCATCTGCAAAGTGAGATTCGCAGGGATAGCGTTAGTGGTCGTGTAAAAGGGATTTACGACCCGGTGTCGGGTAATGCCTTTATTATTGCTGACAAGCTGGACGGTGCCAGGGATGCGGTTAAGACCCTGCTACATGAGCTGGTCGGTCATAAAGGTGTACGACTGGCGTTAGGCACTAAGCTGAACCTGAGCATGGCTGGTATTTACCGGGATATGCCGGCGGATGTACGACAGACGATTGAAACGGAGTACGCTAGCCAGCTGGAAGGCTTGTCTACCGGCAAGCGCAAGATGCGGGTAGCAGAAGAGTATGTTGCCCGGATGGCAGAAAGTAACCCGCAACTGCCATTAATGAAGCGGCTGTACAGCAAGTTGAGGCGAGTGCTGCGCAATGTTCTGCCAAGCATTAAATGGACGGATGCCGATCTTGTGGAGCTGGTGCAGGCGGGGAAGAGGGCTTTGCGTAAATCGGGGAACGACCGTGGAGAAAGTCTTTACTCTCTGGAATCGGCTGATGCAGATTCTGCTAATGGCTCAGGCCAGCAGGGTAGCCGGTCGGATTTCATCGTCACCCCTGAAACCTGGCAGGACCTGTTTATCCGCAAGATTCAGGATAAGTTCAGGCCGCTGAAACGCACTCAGGACGCTCTTTCCGTGAATGGTGCCTCGCCTCTGTCGGAAGAGATGGACACCTATCTGGCTGAGGAACTGTCCCACGGCAGGATTGAAGAATCCCTGCGACGGTTTGAGAACCGGCATGTTCGCCCCCTGGCACGAGCCATTGCGGAATCGTCCGTAGAGCGTGAAGAACTCGACCTGTACCTTTATGCCAGACACGCACCGGAGCGTAACGCCCATATCGCCCGCATCAATGACAAGATGCCCGATGGCGGTTCGGGTATGACCAATGCCCAGGCGGCAGATATTCTTGCCCACTTTGATGCAGAGGGTAAAACCCCGGAGCTTCAGTCACTGGCGGACAGGGTGTACCGGATCAATAAACAACGACTGTCCATTCTGAACAGTGCCGGACTGGAGCCCAAAGAGGTACTGAAGAGCTGGAACCGCTACCAGAACTATATTCCCCTGAAGGGCAAGGGCGAGCAGGTAGAGAGCGCAGTCCACCGGCAGAATACCGGACGCGGGTTTGATATTCGCGGCAGGGAATCCATGCGTGCCATGGGGCGGCGCTCAATGGCGGAAAGCCCCCTGCTGCATTCACTGGCAGCCTATGAGGAAACGCTGGTTCGTAAAGAAAAGAACGAAGTGGCAAAAGTTTTCCTGAAGATGGTGCAGGCACACCCGAACAAGGATTACTGGGAAGTGTTCAGTGAAGATCATCTGGATACCAAGCGCCTGTTTGATCCACGCACGGAAAAAGTAGTTGATCGTAAGAACCCGCTGATGAGGCTGGACCGTGACAGTTACTTTGCGGTGAAGGTGAACGGCAAGGAACACTACATCAAGCTGGCTGATAAACAGCTGCTGGCGGCCATGCAGAACCTTGGGCCGGAAAAGCTGGGTGCTGTTACCCAGATGTTGGGCCGGGCGAATCGTTTCCTGGCATCCCTGAACACCAGCATTAACCCGGAGTTTGTTATCTCCAACTTCAGCCGGGATATTCAGACAGCAGTTCTGAATGTCATTGCTGAGCAGGATTTAAGCGACGGTCGTATTAAGGGGCAGCAACTGGCGACAGAGGTCGTTAAGGATATACCCAGCGCCATGCGGGGCATCTGGCGCAACCTTCGGGAAAAAGACGGCGAATCCACTGAGTACCAGAGGTGGTTTAATGACTTCCGGGAGGATGGCGGCAAGATCGGTTTCTTTGGCCTGAACGACTTTGATGTGCAGGCCAGGCGGATCAAGGAATTGATTACGGTGGCTGAAGGGGGCAATAAAGGCCAGGCTCTGGAAATGTGGGGAAACCTGCGTGACCTGGTTGAAGACAGCAACGCTGCCGTGGAAAACGCTGTACGACTGTCGGCTTACGTCAATGCCCGTAAGGCTGGCGTCAGTCGTAAAAAAGCCGCCAGTCTTGCCAAGAACCTGACTGTTAACTTTAACCGTAAGGGAGAGCTGGGTGTTTATATGAACGCCCTGTATATGTTCTTCAATGCGGGTGTTCAGGGTACGGCACAGTTTGTCCGGGTGATGAAGTCCAAACGGGCGCAAACTGTAGCGGCAGGTCTGGCGGGTGCGTCCCTGCTGCTGGCTGAATGGAACCGAATGGTGTCCGGTGAAGACGACGATGGTGAGAACTGGTGGGACAAGGTGCCGGATTATGTGAAGGAGCGTAACCTTGTCATTATGAAGTGGTGGAAAGACGACGGTTCTTATATCTCTGTGCCGCTGCCTTATGGTTATAACGTCTTTCATGTGGCGGGTATATTGACGGATGACCTGATCAGGGGGCAGAAGTCTGTTCCTGAAGCGGCGACTGAAGCCGTTAAGGCGTTGCTGGGAGCCTTTAACCCGATTGGTTTGCAGGATTCTGAAAGTACTGAGAAGGCAGTTATTAAGAGCGTGTCGCCTACGGTGCTATCCCCCGTCGTACAACTAGCCGTCAATGAAAACTTCTACGGTGCGCCGATTTATAAAGAAGGCTTCCCGGGGGCAACCCCAAGGCCGGACAGTGCTTTACCCATGAAGTCTACCAAGACCCTGTTCCGTGACCTTGCTACCTGGCTCAATGAGGCCACTGGTGGCACAGGCTTCCGTAGCGGCTGGGCGGATATCAGCCCGGACAGTATTGAGCATCTGTTTGAGTTTGCCACGGGTGGCGCGGGTGCTTTTGTCGGTCGTACGTTTAATGCGGCATTCGGCGATAAAAAGCTGTCCGAACTGGAAGATCGGGAGATCCCGTTCTGGCGCAAGCTCAATGGTACGGTGTCGGAATACCGGGATGTTCAGACTTTCTATGACCGACTGGACGAGGTGAACCAGTACCGGGATGAGCATAAGTCACTGCCCGCCAGCGAACGGCAGGAGTATCGGGCGGAGTATGACCATTACCTGAGACTGTCCAGCATGGCCCGTCGTACCCGTAAGCGACTGAGAAAGCTTCAGGATCGTATGGACTTTGTAGAAAACAGCGACAGGCCGGAAGCGGAGAAGGAAGCCTTGCTGGAACGGTTACGGGAACGGATGAACCGGGAGGTGGATCGGTTTAATGGGGAGTATGGGGAGTTGGTGGAGTAGGCTTTTGCCTACTCTCAGCTGCCTTTTGCTTGCAGCCAGTCCAGATAGAAGTTAAGAAATCTTGGCTTTGTTCGTTCAGAGATTTGCAGGCCGTGGCAGACTCTGGCAAACAAGTCAGTGTGCAGTGTTTCAAATGGCTGAAAAACGCCTTTCTTAACGCCGTTGACTATCTTGTCAGCAGGGACGATCTGAATCCGGCTGTAATCAACAAAGCTCTTTTTGGAGATAAAAGAATGATCGCCGGGGTAGAGTACGCAACTGTTGTCATAAGGAATACCTTTTTTCACGGAAGACAGACTGACAATCAGAACCAGCTTCTCGTGAGTCACCGGGTCAGTCAAAAGGATGAACAGGTGCTTTAAGTCTTTTCGTCCATCGACTGGGGTAGGTATCAGGAGCGTTGCGCGTTGTACGGGAAAAAACAGCTTCATAAAGAGGCAAATATATCATCCACTGATTGCTTGGAATAAATTTCAGCCTGAAGCTCTTCGGCTTCTTCCGGGGATTTCCCCAGAGCCTGAAATACGTCTTTATAGCGAAGGGGCAAACTACTGCCTTTTGGGTCTTGCCACTCAGGGCATTCATCGTGGGTATAGTCGCTGAGATCATACTTGTGCATGTGACCGAACTTATCCCATACCGCCTGAAGGACTGAGACATCAGCCTTGCTTAACTCGTCGAGATCGGTAAGCGTTATTTTATCTTTCCTGAGATCGACTTCATAACCCGCCCGGTCGCCAATCCAGTCTTTCCAGCCATCGACGCTGGAAGGGGCAGAGTCGTTGATATGGTTTAGCGTACGAGACAGAACCGGTCCGTGATCCAGAGAAACCATCAGGTCGTAGGATATCGGATATCCATACCGTTCCATTGACTCACGATCAGCCAGGTAAAGCAGCTTCATTAACTTCAGCACTGACATTCTTCCCCTGTTCCTGAGCAGGAAGTATGCGGCCATCTGTGCTGCTAACCGATCATTGAACATGAATACGTCACCTGATCCTTTGTGTTTCTGATTTTGGGGCAAATGATTGTAGGAGGTCAACTATATTTGTCAATGCAATTATAGACCGCTATCTGCCGGAGAGGTTCAGAGTTTAGCTATGGAGGGTGAAAAGCCCGGGTTGTTCCGGGCATTTATCCTCTAATTTTTATATAGCAACAGACCAGTGATGATTTTCCGCTTTCAGAATTAGCTGCTCAATAGCGGCAGTCTCTTCATTTTCTGCCAGCAGTCTCAAAAAGAAGCTGACGTTGCTGCTTGTATCAACAGACTCCAGATACAGTGTGCGTAAAACTGCGTCGGATGTTCTGGGGATAACTGTCTGGTCCT is from Endozoicomonas gorgoniicola and encodes:
- a CDS encoding Panacea domain-containing protein — its product is MFNDRLAAQMAAYFLLRNRGRMSVLKLMKLLYLADRESMERYGYPISYDLMVSLDHGPVLSRTLNHINDSAPSSVDGWKDWIGDRAGYEVDLRKDKITLTDLDELSKADVSVLQAVWDKFGHMHKYDLSDYTHDECPEWQDPKGSSLPLRYKDVFQALGKSPEEAEELQAEIYSKQSVDDIFASL